A part of Magnetospirillum sp. genomic DNA contains:
- a CDS encoding transporter substrate-binding domain-containing protein, with product MFNFRKLAIAAAAAVALMVPLAAQAQDARQALSQTSAIEDIKKRGTLRVGMATFVPWAFRNKAGELIGYEIDVAKKLAEDMGVRAEFVPTAWDGIIPALIAGQFDFIIGGMTITPARNLTVNFTAPYSATGVDVVANKRLANGFSTVADFDKPNVTLVTRRGSSAAAAAQRLFPKATLRQFDDDAQALLEVTNGRAHGMIGTVPRPVFAALDNPDTLFQPFAEPLVRQADAMAVRKGDPDSLNFLNNWIQNRQLDGWLAERQAYWFKGREWRDQQAQ from the coding sequence ATGTTCAACTTCAGAAAACTGGCAATCGCGGCGGCGGCAGCCGTCGCTTTGATGGTACCGCTCGCGGCCCAGGCCCAAGACGCGCGCCAGGCGCTGTCGCAAACGAGCGCCATCGAGGACATCAAAAAACGCGGCACCTTGCGCGTCGGCATGGCCACATTCGTGCCGTGGGCGTTCCGCAACAAGGCGGGCGAACTGATCGGCTACGAGATCGACGTCGCCAAAAAGCTCGCCGAAGACATGGGCGTGCGCGCCGAGTTCGTGCCGACAGCATGGGACGGCATCATTCCGGCCCTGATCGCGGGCCAGTTCGATTTCATCATCGGCGGCATGACGATCACGCCCGCGCGCAATCTCACGGTCAATTTCACGGCCCCCTACTCGGCGACGGGCGTTGACGTGGTGGCGAACAAGCGCCTGGCAAACGGCTTTTCGACAGTCGCGGATTTCGACAAACCCAACGTCACGCTCGTGACGCGTCGCGGCTCGTCTGCGGCAGCCGCGGCACAGCGCCTGTTCCCGAAGGCGACGCTGCGCCAGTTCGACGACGACGCGCAAGCGCTGCTGGAAGTGACCAACGGACGCGCACACGGGATGATCGGCACAGTGCCGCGCCCGGTCTTCGCGGCCCTCGACAATCCCGACACGCTGTTCCAACCGTTTGCCGAGCCGCTCGTGCGCCAAGCGGACGCAATGGCGGTGCGCAAGGGCGATCCGGATTCGCTGAACTTCCTCAACAACTGGATCCAGAACCGCCAACTCGACGGTTGGCTTGCCGAACGCCAAGCCTATTGGTTCAAGGGTCGCGAATGGCGCGACCAGCAGGCGCAGTGA
- a CDS encoding amino acid ABC transporter permease, with translation MSGTSASSAPDMRAPAAPFAWRRLSDSVQFVLFAAFLIWATVKGASSMGYNWQWYRVPRFLYREIDGEIYLGPLAKGLLVTLEISAWALVLTITIGLFAAILRRSNSLAGEWLVRIYVEAIRNTPLLVQLYLFYFVLAPILGIERHWTGILCLAVFEGAFAAEIFRAGIEAVPKGQWEAGRSLGLSKAALYRHVVLPQALRLVLPPLTGLSVSLVKHSSIVSVIAVFDLTNEGRNVIADTFLTFEIWLTVAAIYLVVTGTMSLGVSQIERRMKT, from the coding sequence ATGAGCGGTACGAGCGCATCCTCCGCTCCAGACATGCGCGCACCCGCAGCACCGTTTGCGTGGCGGCGGCTTTCGGATTCCGTTCAGTTCGTGCTGTTTGCTGCCTTCTTGATCTGGGCCACGGTTAAGGGTGCCAGCAGCATGGGATATAACTGGCAATGGTATCGGGTCCCCCGCTTCCTCTATCGCGAGATCGACGGCGAAATCTATCTGGGCCCGCTCGCCAAAGGCCTGCTCGTCACGCTTGAGATCAGCGCCTGGGCACTCGTGCTCACGATCACGATCGGGTTGTTCGCGGCGATCTTGCGACGCTCGAATTCGCTGGCGGGCGAATGGCTGGTGCGCATCTATGTCGAAGCGATCCGCAACACGCCGCTGCTGGTGCAGCTCTATCTTTTCTATTTCGTGCTGGCGCCGATCCTGGGCATCGAGCGCCATTGGACCGGCATTCTGTGCCTTGCGGTTTTCGAAGGCGCATTCGCGGCAGAGATCTTCCGAGCAGGCATCGAAGCCGTACCCAAGGGCCAGTGGGAGGCCGGCCGCAGCCTGGGCCTTTCGAAGGCCGCCCTCTATCGCCACGTCGTGCTGCCGCAAGCGCTGCGCCTCGTGCTGCCGCCGCTCACCGGCCTGTCGGTATCGCTGGTCAAGCACTCTTCCATCGTCAGCGTGATCGCTGTTTTCGATCTCACCAACGAAGGTCGCAACGTAATCGCCGACACATTTCTTACCTTCGAAATATGGCTCACAGTGGCGGCGATCTATCTTGTCGTCACCGGTACCATGTCGCTTGGCGTGTCGCAGATCGAGCGACGCATGAAAACCTGA
- a CDS encoding HutD family protein, with the protein MRIIRSSDCRTMPWKNGGGETTEIVVSPADASLDVFDWRVSMARVASNGPFSVFPGIDRNLTVLEGAGIVLEPQGNAAIRLTPGSPPYAFPGDLPLNARLIGGPILDLNVMARRGRARCTVSKSITAASGDYAAAGDILLLLIRGAGAMIGGNVPVSQLYDGDCSVLTSADGVISLAPEGTLTLCRIDLWLGTDT; encoded by the coding sequence ATGCGCATCATCCGAAGCTCGGACTGCCGGACGATGCCATGGAAAAACGGCGGCGGCGAAACGACCGAGATCGTGGTCTCCCCGGCAGATGCGTCTCTCGATGTATTCGATTGGCGTGTCAGCATGGCGCGCGTCGCAAGCAACGGTCCATTTTCGGTTTTTCCCGGCATCGACCGGAACCTGACCGTTCTCGAGGGCGCCGGCATCGTTCTCGAGCCGCAGGGCAACGCGGCGATCCGGTTGACGCCGGGCTCGCCCCCGTACGCCTTCCCGGGAGACCTTCCCCTCAACGCGCGGCTTATCGGCGGACCGATACTCGATCTCAACGTCATGGCGCGGCGCGGACGCGCGCGCTGCACCGTGTCGAAAAGCATAACTGCCGCATCCGGCGACTACGCGGCGGCGGGCGACATCCTGCTGCTGCTCATCCGCGGCGCCGGCGCGATGATCGGCGGGAACGTGCCAGTTTCGCAGCTCTACGACGGCGACTGCAGCGTGCTTACCAGCGCCGACGGAGTGATCTCGCTTGCTCCGGAGGGCACTTTGACGCTCTGTAGAATCGATCTGTGGCTGGGTACCGACACATGA
- a CDS encoding urocanate hydratase has translation MTRIDNSRTIRAARGTALSAKSWLTEAPLRMLMNNLDPDVAEHPGELVVYGGIGRAARDWPSFDRIVASLRNLEDDQTLLVQSGKPVGVFRTHADAPRVLLANSNLVPHWATWAHFNELDRKGLMMYGQMTAGSWIYIGSQGIVQGTYETFVEMGRRHFGGSLVGKWILTAGLGGMGGAQPLAATMAGASCLAVECQPSRIEMRLRTGYVDVQAKDLDEALAIVERSCKERKPISVALLGNAADVFPELVRRGVRPDCVTDQTSAHDPLNGYLPKGWTLAEWQTRKERDPASVVKAAKQSMAGHVRAMLDFHKMGIATVDYGNNIRQMALEEGVADAFDFPGFVPAYIRPLFCRGIGPFRWAALSGDPEDIYRTDAKVKELLPDNAHLHNWLDMARARIKFQGLPARICWVGLGDRHRLGLAFNAMVASGELKAPVVIGRDHLDSGSVASPNRETEAMQDGSDAVSDWPLLNALLNCASGATWVSLHHGGGVGMGFSQHAGMVIVADGTPEAARRIERVLWNDPATGVMRHADAGYEIAKDCARTHRLDLPSIA, from the coding sequence ATGACCCGCATCGACAATAGCCGCACGATACGCGCCGCGCGCGGCACGGCGCTGTCCGCCAAGAGCTGGCTGACGGAAGCGCCCTTGCGCATGCTCATGAACAATCTCGATCCGGACGTGGCCGAGCATCCGGGCGAACTCGTGGTCTATGGCGGCATCGGGCGCGCGGCACGCGACTGGCCGAGCTTCGACCGGATCGTGGCAAGCCTGCGCAATCTCGAAGACGACCAGACCCTGCTCGTACAATCGGGAAAGCCGGTCGGCGTTTTCCGTACCCACGCCGATGCGCCGCGCGTGCTCCTCGCGAACTCGAACCTCGTGCCGCATTGGGCAACGTGGGCGCATTTCAACGAACTCGACCGCAAGGGCCTGATGATGTACGGCCAGATGACGGCGGGATCGTGGATCTATATCGGCTCGCAAGGCATCGTCCAGGGCACCTACGAGACCTTCGTCGAAATGGGCAGGCGCCATTTCGGCGGCAGCCTCGTGGGCAAATGGATCCTCACTGCCGGCCTCGGCGGCATGGGCGGCGCTCAGCCGCTGGCCGCAACCATGGCCGGCGCATCCTGCCTTGCGGTCGAGTGCCAGCCGAGCCGCATCGAAATGCGCCTGCGCACCGGCTATGTCGACGTGCAAGCCAAGGACCTCGACGAAGCGCTCGCGATCGTCGAGCGCTCGTGCAAAGAGCGCAAACCAATCTCGGTCGCCCTTCTCGGCAATGCCGCCGACGTGTTTCCTGAACTCGTCCGGCGCGGCGTGCGGCCCGATTGCGTGACCGACCAGACGTCGGCCCACGATCCGCTCAACGGCTATCTACCGAAAGGCTGGACGCTCGCCGAATGGCAAACCCGCAAGGAGCGCGATCCCGCGAGCGTGGTGAAGGCCGCCAAGCAGTCGATGGCGGGGCATGTGCGCGCCATGCTCGATTTCCACAAAATGGGCATCGCCACCGTCGACTACGGCAACAACATCCGCCAGATGGCGCTCGAAGAAGGTGTTGCGGACGCTTTCGATTTTCCGGGTTTCGTTCCGGCCTACATTCGGCCCCTGTTCTGCCGCGGCATCGGGCCATTCCGCTGGGCCGCGTTGTCGGGCGATCCGGAAGACATCTATCGCACCGACGCAAAGGTGAAAGAACTGCTCCCCGACAATGCGCATCTCCACAATTGGCTCGACATGGCGCGTGCGCGCATCAAGTTCCAGGGTCTACCCGCGCGCATTTGCTGGGTCGGGCTTGGCGACCGCCACCGCTTGGGCCTCGCTTTCAATGCGATGGTTGCCAGCGGCGAACTGAAAGCGCCCGTCGTCATCGGTCGCGACCATCTGGACTCAGGATCCGTCGCCTCACCAAACCGCGAGACCGAAGCGATGCAGGACGGCTCGGACGCCGTGTCGGACTGGCCGCTGCTGAACGCGCTGCTCAACTGCGCATCGGGTGCGACCTGGGTATCGCTGCATCACGGCGGCGGTGTGGGCATGGGCTTTTCGCAGCATGCCGGCATGGTGATCGTCGCCGACGGAACGCCGGAGGCGGCAAGGCGCATCGAGCGCGTGTTGTGGAACGATCCGGCGACGGGCGTGATGCGCCATGCCGACGCGGGCTACGAAATCGCCAAAGACTGCGCGCGCACCCACCGGCTCGACCTCCCAAGCATCGCCTGA
- the hutG gene encoding N-formylglutamate deformylase, which translates to MRAHPTWLTVRRGEAPLLLSMPHTGTEIPAALEQRFVSPWLARKDADWWIEQLYDFAADLDATIVRTAISRSVIDVNRDPSGASLYPGQATTGLCPSETFDGEPLYRDGNAPGTPEIAERRAAYFDPYHGAIESELARLRAQHRQVVLYDCHSIRSTIPRLFEGTLPAFNIGTNSGASCDPALAEIVAALCAASGMGHVVNGRFKGGYITRAYGNPDKGVHAVQMELACRSYLPEPSGAPDPGNWPPSYDPAYAVPVRESLRKILVACSRFSKGTP; encoded by the coding sequence ATGCGCGCGCACCCGACATGGCTGACGGTACGGCGCGGCGAAGCGCCGCTCCTGCTCAGCATGCCGCACACGGGCACAGAAATTCCGGCGGCCCTCGAACAGCGCTTCGTGTCTCCCTGGCTTGCCCGCAAAGACGCCGATTGGTGGATCGAACAGCTGTACGATTTTGCCGCCGATCTCGACGCCACCATCGTGCGCACCGCAATTTCGCGCTCGGTCATCGACGTGAACCGCGATCCGTCCGGCGCCTCGCTCTATCCAGGACAGGCGACGACCGGGCTGTGCCCGAGCGAAACGTTCGACGGCGAGCCGCTCTATCGCGACGGCAACGCACCCGGTACGCCCGAAATCGCCGAACGCCGTGCTGCCTATTTCGATCCCTACCACGGCGCCATCGAAAGCGAGCTCGCGCGCCTGCGCGCTCAACACCGGCAGGTCGTCCTCTACGACTGCCACTCGATCCGCTCCACCATACCGCGCCTGTTCGAAGGAACGCTGCCTGCGTTCAATATCGGCACCAATTCGGGTGCCTCTTGCGACCCGGCGCTTGCAGAGATCGTTGCGGCGCTTTGCGCGGCAAGCGGCATGGGCCATGTCGTAAACGGCCGTTTCAAAGGCGGCTACATCACGCGTGCCTACGGCAATCCCGACAAAGGCGTGCACGCGGTTCAGATGGAGCTTGCCTGCCGGAGCTATCTGCCGGAGCCGTCAGGTGCGCCCGATCCGGGCAACTGGCCGCCTTCCTACGATCCTGCCTATGCAGTACCGGTCCGCGAAAGCTTGCGGAAAATTCTCGTCGCTTGCAGCCGCTTTTCGAAAGGAACGCCATGA
- the hutH gene encoding histidine ammonia-lyase yields the protein MSMQVDIEPGAVSLASWRRIYFGDGAALDPACRNNVERSAKTVETILATGYAVYGINTGFGKLANVRIEPHDLAALQRNIVLSHAAGVGAPLPDKVVRLMMVLKLANLAQGVSGIRLATLDHLAACLDRGLIPVVPGQGSVGASGDLAPLAHMTAALLGVGAFSVAGTHVPASDALRSAGLAPLVLGPKEGLALLNGTQASTALALAGLFETERVFQAALVTGALATDAARGSDGPFDPRIHAVRRHAGQIEVAATLRGLMEGSAIRASHLVGDERVQDPYCLRCQPQVMGACLDLLRQAATTLAVESNGVSDNPLVFADEGDVISGGNFHAEPVAFAADMIAMALCEIGSLAERRIAMLVDPALSGLPAFLTPKPGLNSGFMIPQVTAAALVSENKQRAYPASVDSIPTSANQEDHVSMAMHGARRLHDMAANASWIVGIELLVAAQGADFHRPLASSPSLEAARTLLRTNVATLGDDRFLAPDIAHARDLVVSGALVRAAGRDLPSLHPHGR from the coding sequence ATGAGCATGCAAGTCGATATCGAACCCGGTGCTGTATCTCTTGCGTCGTGGCGCCGCATCTATTTTGGCGACGGCGCCGCGCTCGATCCTGCCTGCCGGAATAACGTAGAACGCAGCGCGAAAACGGTCGAAACGATCTTGGCGACGGGCTATGCGGTCTACGGCATCAATACAGGCTTCGGCAAACTCGCCAATGTGCGCATCGAACCGCACGACCTGGCCGCCCTCCAGCGCAATATCGTGCTTTCCCATGCCGCTGGCGTCGGCGCCCCGCTGCCCGACAAAGTCGTGCGGCTGATGATGGTGCTCAAACTGGCGAACCTCGCCCAGGGCGTGTCCGGGATCCGGCTTGCCACACTCGACCATCTCGCCGCCTGTCTTGATCGAGGTCTCATCCCCGTCGTGCCAGGCCAAGGGTCGGTCGGAGCTTCGGGTGATTTGGCGCCGCTTGCCCATATGACCGCAGCCTTGCTTGGCGTCGGCGCGTTTTCCGTCGCCGGCACGCACGTACCGGCAAGCGATGCACTCCGCTCGGCCGGACTCGCACCGCTTGTGCTCGGCCCTAAAGAAGGGCTCGCACTCCTCAACGGCACGCAAGCTTCGACAGCCCTTGCACTCGCCGGTCTGTTCGAAACCGAGCGCGTCTTTCAGGCAGCTCTTGTTACGGGTGCTCTCGCAACCGACGCGGCGCGCGGCTCAGACGGGCCGTTCGATCCGCGCATCCACGCGGTTCGTCGTCATGCGGGCCAGATCGAAGTCGCCGCAACCCTTCGCGGCTTGATGGAAGGCAGCGCCATTCGCGCCTCCCACCTCGTCGGCGACGAGCGCGTGCAAGACCCGTATTGCCTGCGCTGCCAGCCCCAAGTGATGGGAGCTTGCCTCGATCTGCTGCGCCAAGCGGCGACGACCCTTGCGGTCGAATCAAACGGTGTTTCCGACAATCCGCTGGTTTTTGCCGACGAAGGCGACGTGATCTCGGGCGGAAATTTCCACGCTGAACCTGTCGCCTTTGCCGCCGACATGATCGCGATGGCACTGTGCGAGATCGGCTCGCTTGCCGAGCGGCGCATCGCGATGCTGGTCGATCCGGCTTTGTCGGGCCTGCCTGCGTTTCTCACGCCCAAGCCCGGACTGAATTCAGGCTTCATGATCCCGCAAGTCACTGCCGCAGCGCTGGTCTCCGAGAACAAACAGCGCGCCTACCCCGCAAGTGTGGATTCGATCCCGACATCGGCCAACCAGGAAGACCACGTGTCGATGGCGATGCATGGTGCGCGCCGTCTGCACGACATGGCCGCGAACGCTTCTTGGATTGTCGGCATCGAACTGCTGGTCGCAGCCCAAGGGGCGGACTTCCATCGCCCACTTGCGTCCAGCCCAAGCCTCGAAGCCGCGCGCACACTGCTGCGCACGAATGTCGCGACCCTCGGCGACGACCGCTTTCTTGCTCCCGACATCGCGCATGCGCGCGACCTTGTCGTCTCCGGTGCACTTGTACGTGCGGCTGGCCGCGATCTTCCCTCGCTTCATCCCCACGGTCGCTGA
- the hutI gene encoding imidazolonepropionase has product MTFDTVWRNARLATMATGSGPLGLVERGAVAARDGRIAFVGAEADLPKPTDAKHTIDCAGRLITPGFIDCHTHLVHGGDRAREFEMRLAGASYAEIAAAGGGIASTVRATRAAGNESLVASALARLDRLIAEGVTTIEIKSGYGLERAEEMRMLRVARALETKRDIRVSTTFLGAHALPPEFNGDKDRYIEIVCTDMLPALARENLADAVDAFCEGIAFSPAQTARVFDAAKAHGIPVKLHADQLSNLGGAALAARYGALSADHLEHTDEVGLQAMAKAGTVAVLLPGAFYFLRDTQLPPTELCRKFGVPMALATDCNPGTSPLTSMLLVLNMGATLFRMTVDECLLGVTRHAAAALGRTASVGTLEGGKFCDLAIWDVESPAELVYRMGFNPLHSRVWKGR; this is encoded by the coding sequence ATGACCTTCGACACTGTGTGGCGGAACGCGAGGCTGGCGACGATGGCAACCGGGTCCGGTCCGTTGGGGCTGGTCGAACGCGGTGCAGTCGCCGCGCGCGACGGCCGCATCGCCTTCGTTGGGGCTGAAGCCGATCTTCCGAAGCCGACAGACGCCAAACACACGATCGACTGCGCGGGACGCCTGATAACCCCGGGCTTCATCGACTGCCATACGCATCTCGTTCACGGCGGGGACCGCGCGCGGGAGTTCGAAATGCGCTTAGCGGGTGCTTCCTACGCCGAGATCGCCGCCGCCGGCGGCGGCATCGCGTCGACGGTGAGGGCGACACGCGCGGCTGGCAACGAGAGCCTCGTCGCGAGTGCCCTCGCCCGGCTCGACCGCCTCATCGCCGAGGGTGTGACGACAATCGAGATCAAGTCCGGCTACGGACTTGAACGCGCCGAGGAGATGCGGATGCTCCGCGTCGCGCGCGCGCTCGAAACGAAACGCGATATTCGCGTGAGCACGACCTTTCTGGGGGCCCATGCACTGCCGCCCGAGTTCAACGGCGACAAGGACCGCTATATCGAGATCGTCTGCACGGACATGCTGCCTGCCCTCGCGCGCGAAAATCTGGCCGATGCCGTCGATGCGTTCTGCGAAGGAATCGCATTTTCGCCCGCACAAACGGCACGCGTCTTCGACGCGGCGAAAGCGCACGGTATTCCGGTCAAGCTCCACGCCGACCAGCTTTCCAATCTCGGCGGTGCAGCCCTTGCCGCACGCTACGGCGCTCTGTCGGCCGACCACCTCGAACACACCGACGAAGTCGGCTTGCAGGCAATGGCAAAGGCCGGAACGGTCGCGGTCCTTCTTCCCGGCGCATTCTACTTCCTGCGCGACACGCAATTGCCGCCGACAGAACTGTGCCGCAAATTCGGCGTGCCGATGGCGCTTGCGACCGACTGCAATCCGGGCACCTCGCCGCTGACGTCGATGCTTCTTGTACTCAATATGGGCGCCACGCTATTCCGCATGACGGTCGACGAATGCCTTTTGGGCGTGACCCGCCATGCGGCCGCAGCCCTCGGGCGCACCGCTTCAGTGGGCACGCTGGAAGGCGGAAAATTCTGCGACCTTGCGATCTGGGATGTCGAGAGTCCGGCCGAACTCGTCTATCGCATGGGCTTCAATCCGCTGCACTCGCGCGTCTGGAAAGGACGATGA
- a CDS encoding formimidoylglutamate deiminase — translation MARFEFFFDAALLPDGWARDVEVAVVDGMIHAVVPGAAAGGRPRIAGAVLPGLPNLHSHAFQRAIAGSTERRGPANDSFWTWREAMYRFVDHLGPDDIEAISAMAMMEMLEGGFTSVAEFHYLHHDRHGQPYADKAELSTRIVAAAAQTGIGLTLLPVLYAQGGFGGLPTETRQRRFINRIDDYLVLHEKARDAVACLPHGAIGAAPHSLRAVTPETLRALLDADVGGPVHIHIAEQIQEVEACIAWSGRRPVEWLLSNAPVDTNWCLVHATHLTPSEIAALAASGAVAGLCPTTEANLGDGLFEGAAFLATGGRYGVGSDSNVEISAAQELRWFEYGQRLKDRSRNVATAREGQSTGEALYRAAAAGGAQALAQPVGAIACGKRADFVVLDTSHPSLAAMEPAQWLDGYVFVAGQSAVTQVYVAGVRVVEGGRHVRRDAIASRFVATMKRILK, via the coding sequence ATGGCCCGATTTGAATTCTTTTTCGACGCCGCACTTTTGCCGGACGGCTGGGCGCGCGACGTCGAAGTCGCCGTCGTCGATGGAATGATCCATGCCGTCGTGCCCGGTGCCGCCGCTGGCGGGCGACCGCGCATCGCAGGTGCAGTATTGCCGGGTCTGCCCAATCTCCACAGTCATGCTTTTCAGCGCGCCATTGCCGGATCGACGGAAAGGCGTGGGCCGGCAAACGACAGTTTCTGGACGTGGCGGGAAGCGATGTACCGCTTCGTCGATCATCTCGGCCCCGACGACATCGAGGCGATATCGGCGATGGCCATGATGGAGATGCTGGAGGGCGGCTTCACCAGTGTGGCCGAATTCCACTATCTCCATCATGACCGGCACGGACAGCCTTACGCGGACAAAGCCGAGCTTTCGACGCGCATCGTCGCGGCAGCGGCGCAAACGGGCATCGGCCTTACGTTGCTTCCCGTTCTTTACGCACAGGGCGGCTTCGGCGGCCTACCGACGGAAACCCGGCAGCGCCGCTTTATCAACCGGATCGACGACTATCTCGTCCTGCACGAAAAGGCGCGCGATGCGGTGGCGTGTTTGCCGCACGGTGCCATCGGAGCGGCACCGCACAGCTTGCGGGCCGTGACGCCGGAAACGCTCCGCGCCCTTCTCGACGCAGATGTCGGCGGCCCAGTCCATATCCATATCGCCGAGCAGATCCAGGAAGTCGAGGCGTGCATCGCCTGGAGCGGACGGCGCCCGGTTGAATGGCTGCTGTCGAACGCCCCGGTCGATACGAACTGGTGTCTTGTCCACGCGACCCATTTGACGCCTTCGGAAATCGCCGCGTTGGCCGCGTCGGGTGCTGTTGCGGGCTTGTGTCCGACGACGGAGGCCAATCTCGGCGATGGGCTGTTCGAGGGCGCCGCCTTTCTGGCGACGGGCGGACGCTACGGCGTGGGCTCGGACTCGAATGTTGAGATATCCGCCGCGCAAGAGCTGCGCTGGTTCGAATACGGCCAGCGCCTCAAGGATCGAAGCCGCAACGTGGCGACGGCGCGGGAAGGCCAATCGACCGGCGAAGCGCTCTACAGAGCCGCAGCTGCCGGCGGGGCGCAGGCGTTGGCCCAGCCGGTCGGCGCAATAGCGTGCGGCAAACGCGCGGACTTCGTTGTTCTCGACACTTCGCACCCGTCGCTTGCCGCAATGGAGCCGGCGCAATGGCTCGACGGCTACGTTTTCGTTGCAGGGCAATCTGCCGTCACGCAAGTGTATGTCGCCGGTGTGCGCGTGGTCGAGGGTGGCCGGCATGTGCGCCGCGACGCGATCGCGTCGCGCTTCGTTGCGACCATGAAGCGAATTTTGAAGTGA
- the hutC gene encoding histidine utilization repressor, translated as MNAPAHLHQRIRADIEGRIRSGTWPPGHRIPSEQAMTVEYGCSRMTVSKVLSALAAQGLLTRRRRAGSVVAAPTSDLAVMQIQDFVLEAARSGKRYEHRILRRVVAPIDRETGARLDLRAGAPVLMVDTLHLLEGMPQAFEQRIVNLAAVPSARNAEFKTLPPGTWLLQRVPWSDAEHVIHAINADAVLRRRLKIATGSACLVLERRTWQGGRLLTEARIFYPGSRHRLVGRFSPTGNAAFGVEAGHVGAQR; from the coding sequence GTGAACGCGCCAGCCCATCTGCATCAGCGCATCCGCGCCGACATCGAAGGACGGATCCGTTCGGGCACTTGGCCGCCTGGACACCGTATTCCCTCCGAGCAGGCAATGACGGTCGAATATGGCTGCTCGCGCATGACGGTCAGCAAAGTTCTGTCGGCCCTTGCGGCGCAAGGTCTCCTCACGCGTCGCAGGCGCGCGGGCTCCGTGGTTGCGGCCCCGACCTCCGATCTCGCCGTTATGCAGATTCAGGATTTCGTGCTCGAGGCCGCGCGTTCGGGCAAGCGCTACGAACACAGGATTCTGCGGCGCGTCGTTGCACCGATCGACCGCGAAACGGGCGCGCGGCTCGATCTCAGAGCCGGAGCGCCGGTGCTCATGGTGGATACGCTCCATCTGCTCGAAGGCATGCCGCAGGCCTTCGAGCAGCGGATTGTCAATCTCGCGGCCGTTCCCAGTGCGCGCAACGCAGAGTTCAAAACCTTGCCGCCGGGGACGTGGCTCCTGCAGCGCGTGCCTTGGAGCGACGCAGAACACGTCATTCACGCTATCAATGCCGATGCGGTTTTGCGCCGACGGCTGAAGATTGCGACTGGGTCTGCCTGTCTTGTCCTAGAGCGCCGCACATGGCAGGGCGGGCGGCTGTTGACTGAGGCACGGATTTTTTATCCGGGCAGCCGCCACCGACTGGTCGGCCGATTTTCGCCGACTGGGAACGCGGCTTTTGGCGTCGAAGCTGGGCATGTCGGCGCGCAGCGGTAG
- a CDS encoding ribokinase: MKHAIDICVFGSVNADICVYADKAAALGETRFGDHYALNLGGKGANQAIAAHRLGARVRLLGNVGDDVFGAFVLQELARFGLATDLIGAARTHATGMASILVDAAGRNAITVISGANLAARDAEFRTLAEALTPSSALLLQCERAPSDNLRAAQIAKGIGACIVLDPAPVPTDGSLSALASLVDFVTPNETETEMLTGIAPSEPAAVAKAADALHRMGFRAVVLKLGARGAFASTPLLRQSFAAPEVVCVDSVAAGDCFNAALAVQTCSGADIGAAVQYACSAGALCVSRQGAAASAPTAAELTAFVSAISK, from the coding sequence ATGAAGCATGCGATCGACATCTGCGTCTTCGGAAGCGTCAACGCGGATATTTGCGTCTATGCCGACAAAGCGGCCGCTCTAGGCGAGACGAGATTCGGCGATCACTACGCGCTCAACCTCGGCGGCAAGGGCGCCAACCAAGCGATCGCGGCCCACCGGCTCGGCGCACGCGTGCGACTGCTCGGAAACGTCGGCGACGACGTCTTTGGCGCATTCGTTCTCCAAGAACTTGCCCGTTTCGGACTTGCGACAGACCTCATCGGCGCTGCCCGAACGCACGCGACCGGCATGGCCTCGATCCTCGTCGATGCGGCGGGTCGCAACGCGATCACGGTCATCTCTGGCGCCAACTTGGCTGCACGCGACGCCGAGTTCCGGACCCTTGCAGAAGCTCTAACGCCGTCAAGCGCTCTGCTTCTGCAATGCGAGCGCGCGCCGTCCGACAATCTGCGCGCAGCCCAAATAGCCAAGGGTATTGGCGCGTGCATCGTGCTCGACCCAGCCCCGGTTCCGACCGACGGATCCTTGTCGGCCCTTGCAAGCCTCGTCGATTTCGTTACCCCCAACGAAACCGAAACGGAAATGCTCACGGGCATCGCGCCGTCGGAACCGGCGGCGGTCGCGAAAGCGGCGGATGCGCTGCATCGCATGGGATTTCGCGCGGTCGTGCTCAAACTTGGCGCACGCGGAGCTTTTGCAAGCACCCCACTGCTTCGCCAAAGTTTCGCGGCACCCGAAGTCGTGTGCGTGGACAGCGTTGCTGCAGGCGACTGCTTCAATGCTGCCCTAGCAGTTCAGACTTGCAGCGGTGCGGATATTGGGGCGGCGGTGCAGTACGCGTGCAGTGCAGGTGCGCTTTGCGTTTCGCGGCAAGGTGCGGCGGCATCGGCACCAACCGCAGCCGAATTGACCGCCTTTGTTTCCGCCATCTCCAAATAG